In one Terriglobia bacterium genomic region, the following are encoded:
- a CDS encoding purine-nucleoside phosphorylase yields the protein MADPAEFGGEVEEEAARLLHRLGSPDLGVVLGSGFTPLLAALGASASVGAAEMAGFPVVAPERGREIAAATVEGGRLWVLVGRRHLYEGCRASAVAFPVAVLAAAGARSLLLTCAAGGLRDRDRVGDLVVVTDHLNLTGSDPLRLVDPRRRHPMFLDLQGAYDPVFQEVWRSAARRHGTTMRDGVLAGVPGPCYETPAEVRMLRAMGADLASMSTVPETIAARYLGLRVAAVACVANLGAGMSDADGIEHGRVLAAVEAAVTANVAMLVSGLAAMCAVERRS from the coding sequence ATGGCTGATCCCGCGGAATTCGGTGGTGAGGTGGAGGAGGAGGCGGCCCGCCTCCTTCACCGTCTTGGGTCGCCCGACCTCGGGGTCGTGCTCGGGTCGGGTTTCACTCCATTGCTGGCCGCGCTGGGAGCCTCCGCGAGCGTGGGCGCCGCGGAAATGGCGGGTTTCCCCGTGGTGGCGCCGGAGCGAGGCCGCGAGATCGCCGCTGCGACGGTCGAGGGAGGGCGGCTCTGGGTGCTCGTCGGGCGGCGCCACCTCTACGAGGGGTGCCGCGCGAGCGCCGTCGCCTTCCCCGTCGCGGTCCTGGCGGCTGCGGGAGCGCGCTCGTTGCTCCTGACGTGCGCGGCGGGGGGCCTCCGGGATCGCGACCGCGTCGGGGATCTCGTCGTGGTGACCGACCACCTCAACCTGACGGGCAGCGACCCGCTCCGCCTCGTCGATCCCCGCCGCCGCCATCCGATGTTCCTGGACCTCCAGGGCGCGTACGACCCTGTCTTCCAGGAGGTTTGGCGCTCCGCGGCGCGACGGCACGGAACGACGATGCGCGACGGAGTCCTCGCGGGGGTACCGGGGCCGTGCTACGAGACCCCGGCGGAGGTGCGGATGCTCCGCGCGATGGGCGCGGACCTGGCGTCGATGAGCACCGTGCCCGAGACCATCGCCGCGCGCTACCTCGGGCTCCGGGTTGCCGCGGTCGCCTGCGTCGCGAACCTGGGCGCGGGGATGAGCGATGCGGACGGGATCGAGCATGGGCGCGTCCTGGCCGCGGTCGAAGCCGCCGTGACCGCGAACGTTGCGATGCTGGTTTCTGGCCTGGCGGCGATGTGCGCTGTCGAGAGGCGGTCGTGA
- a CDS encoding putative colanic acid biosynthesis acetyltransferase, with translation MEPGSSQPRIEQFHRPSPHGFANRAARLVWGAAWWLLFRPSPRPFYGWRRFLLRLFGARIARGARPFPSTRIWAPWNLEMGEYSCLGFGVDCYSVGRVRVGAHSTVSQYSYLCTATHDFEDPDMALVTAPIEIGEQVWVAADVFVGPGVRIGEGAVVGARSSVFKDVEPWTVVAGNPARSIRRRTVREPERARQETR, from the coding sequence ATGGAGCCGGGGAGCTCGCAGCCGAGGATCGAGCAGTTCCACCGTCCGAGCCCGCACGGATTCGCCAACCGGGCCGCGAGGCTCGTCTGGGGCGCGGCGTGGTGGCTTCTGTTCCGGCCGAGTCCACGACCGTTTTACGGCTGGCGACGTTTCCTGCTCCGGCTGTTCGGGGCGCGCATCGCTCGGGGCGCCAGACCGTTTCCTTCCACGAGGATCTGGGCGCCGTGGAACCTCGAGATGGGCGAGTACAGTTGTCTCGGATTCGGCGTGGACTGCTACTCCGTGGGCCGTGTCCGCGTCGGAGCCCACTCGACGGTGAGCCAATACAGCTACCTGTGCACGGCGACTCACGACTTCGAGGATCCGGACATGGCGCTCGTGACGGCGCCAATCGAGATCGGCGAGCAGGTCTGGGTGGCAGCGGACGTGTTCGTGGGACCGGGCGTGAGGATCGGCGAGGGAGCGGTCGTCGGGGCGCGATCGAGCGTGTTCAAGGACGTCGAGCCCTGGACCGTGGTCGCGGGCAATCCCGCGAGGTCGATCCGACGTCGTACGGTCCGGGAGCCTGAGCGGGCTCGACAGGAGACGCGCTGA